In the genome of SAR324 cluster bacterium, one region contains:
- the ilvD gene encoding dihydroxy-acid dehydratase yields the protein MSDSPQSSGHRKYSSQVTEGIERAASRGMLYGVGFQKSDFQKSQIGIASTWGMVTPCNMHINRLADDAARGVEDAGGKAMQFNTITISDGISMGTEGMKYSLVSREVIADSIETVIGCQAYDGLVAIGGCDKNMPGCMIALARLNRPAIFVYGGTIMPGRVNDKNADIVTIFEAVGQRASNNISDEQLEEIEAKSIPGAGSCGGMYTANTMASAIEAMGMSLPNSSAMAAISPEKAEDCFRSGIAVQKLVECNICPRDIMTKKAFENAITVVTALGGSTNAVLHLLAMAHAAEVDLTLEDFQRIGAKTPVLADLRPSGRFLMVDLVNIGGLQPLLKRLLNAGMLHGDCMTVTGKTMAENLEGVEDYPADQEVVMPSDKPIKPNGHLVILRGNLAPEGAVAKISGKEGLNFSGTARVFDSEEEALRRILDGTVIKGDVIVIRYEGPRGAPGMREMLSPTSAIMGRGLGKEVALITDGRFSGGSHGFVIGHVTPEAYAGGPLAIVQDGDPITIDAEKCQLNLDLLEAEIQRRLQNWQTPAPRYERGVLAKYARSVSSASLGAVTDL from the coding sequence ATGAGTGACTCTCCACAATCATCCGGTCATCGCAAGTATTCGTCTCAAGTCACAGAAGGTATTGAGCGGGCTGCCAGCCGAGGCATGCTGTACGGTGTTGGCTTCCAAAAATCTGATTTTCAAAAGTCCCAGATTGGTATCGCTTCGACTTGGGGCATGGTCACTCCGTGCAACATGCACATCAACCGTCTGGCAGATGATGCAGCCCGAGGCGTAGAGGATGCGGGAGGCAAGGCCATGCAGTTCAATACGATCACGATCAGTGATGGCATTTCGATGGGAACTGAAGGCATGAAATACTCCTTGGTTTCCCGGGAAGTGATCGCAGATTCGATTGAAACTGTGATTGGTTGCCAAGCCTATGATGGACTCGTTGCCATCGGTGGTTGCGATAAGAATATGCCGGGCTGCATGATCGCTTTGGCTCGGTTGAATCGTCCTGCGATCTTCGTTTATGGTGGCACCATCATGCCAGGTCGGGTGAACGACAAGAACGCTGATATTGTCACGATCTTTGAAGCCGTTGGACAGCGGGCCTCCAACAATATCAGTGATGAACAGTTGGAAGAAATTGAAGCCAAGTCGATTCCAGGTGCAGGATCTTGTGGTGGGATGTACACAGCCAACACAATGGCCTCAGCAATTGAAGCAATGGGGATGAGCCTACCAAACAGCTCTGCCATGGCAGCCATTTCTCCAGAAAAAGCTGAGGACTGCTTCCGTTCCGGAATTGCAGTACAAAAATTGGTCGAGTGCAACATCTGTCCACGCGACATTATGACCAAGAAGGCTTTTGAAAATGCAATCACCGTTGTGACAGCTCTTGGTGGCTCAACCAATGCGGTATTGCATCTGCTAGCGATGGCACATGCTGCGGAAGTGGATCTGACCCTGGAAGACTTTCAGCGGATAGGCGCCAAAACCCCAGTACTGGCCGACCTAAGACCAAGTGGTCGCTTCCTGATGGTCGATCTGGTCAACATTGGTGGCCTACAACCACTGCTCAAGCGTCTATTGAACGCTGGTATGCTACATGGTGACTGTATGACAGTCACTGGCAAAACCATGGCAGAAAATCTGGAAGGGGTCGAAGACTATCCAGCAGACCAGGAAGTCGTGATGCCCTCCGACAAACCGATCAAACCCAATGGACATTTGGTCATTTTACGTGGAAATCTGGCTCCAGAAGGTGCTGTTGCCAAGATCTCCGGTAAAGAAGGCCTCAATTTCTCAGGAACCGCTCGGGTCTTTGATTCTGAGGAAGAAGCTCTTCGGCGAATTCTGGATGGAACCGTCATCAAGGGAGATGTGATTGTCATTCGTTACGAAGGTCCTCGCGGTGCTCCGGGGATGCGTGAGATGCTCTCACCCACATCCGCTATCATGGGCCGTGGACTTGGTAAGGAGGTCGCCCTGATCACCGATGGACGCTTCTCTGGAGGAAGCCACGGTTTTGTGATCGGCCATGTTACTCCAGAAGCGTACGCTGGAGGCCCCTTGGCAATCGTCCAGGATGGCGATCCGATCACCATTGACGCTGAAAAGTGCCAACTCAACCTGGATCTGCTGGAAGCAGAAATTCAGCGACGCCTACAGAACTGGCAAACACCCGCACCAAGATATGAGCGTGGTGTCTTGGCCAAGTACGCCCGCAGTGTCAGTTCAGCCTCTTTGGGTGCCGTTACGGACCTCTAG
- the uppP gene encoding undecaprenyl-diphosphatase UppP, with translation MTWFEASILGLVQGLTEFLPISSTAHLRIVPELLGWEDPGAAFSAVIQLGTLLAVLLYFRKDVLELITAALRSLWNRNLMETPSSRLAWAIAFGNLPIIVLGLGFKDFIETDARSLWIIGGALILLGLGLYAAERFASGSRDASQLSFQQIQWIGLCQALALIPGCSRSGSTIMGGLLVGMNRAEAARFSFLLGLPAILGSGLFQLKALAETGLGESGLLNIGLGVFFAFLSGYLSIEFLLRFLRHYGTLLFVIYRILLGAVVLFLAV, from the coding sequence ATGACTTGGTTCGAAGCTTCGATTTTAGGGCTGGTGCAAGGACTGACAGAATTTTTACCGATCAGCAGTACTGCCCACTTACGGATTGTCCCAGAATTGCTGGGCTGGGAAGATCCCGGTGCAGCCTTCTCCGCTGTGATCCAGCTGGGAACCCTGCTAGCTGTCCTTCTGTACTTCCGCAAAGACGTACTGGAGTTGATCACTGCTGCTTTGCGGAGTCTCTGGAATCGAAACCTGATGGAGACCCCTAGCTCCAGGCTTGCGTGGGCGATTGCCTTTGGGAATCTACCAATCATTGTGCTGGGGTTGGGATTCAAGGACTTTATCGAGACAGATGCCCGGAGCCTCTGGATCATTGGAGGAGCGCTGATTCTCCTTGGCTTGGGACTCTATGCTGCGGAACGCTTCGCCTCTGGCAGTCGTGATGCCAGCCAACTGAGCTTTCAACAAATTCAATGGATCGGACTTTGTCAGGCCTTGGCCTTGATCCCAGGTTGTTCCCGCTCGGGCTCAACGATCATGGGAGGTCTGCTCGTGGGCATGAATCGAGCGGAGGCAGCTCGGTTTTCTTTTCTACTGGGCTTACCTGCCATCCTGGGAAGCGGACTTTTTCAACTCAAGGCGCTTGCAGAAACAGGTTTGGGAGAATCTGGGCTCCTCAATATCGGTCTCGGCGTATTCTTCGCATTTCTGAGTGGCTATCTTTCTATTGAATTTCTGCTGCGCTTTCTGCGGCATTATGGCACTCTGCTGTTTGTGATCTATCGTATTTTGCTGGGAGCAGTGGTCCTGTTCCTGGCTGTCTGA
- a CDS encoding fumarylacetoacetate hydrolase family protein codes for MDTPPTIFPLWELPMLPIAGRAERFPVHRIFCIGRNYAEHVREMGNDPAGKPIFFTKPSSSLRHNGDQISYPLATENFHHEVELVVALDKGGTNIPIEQAQDHIYGYAVGVDLTRRDLQEVAKAKGQPWDASKAFDDSAPCSELHEARQIGHPSRGAIWLSVNGEMRQQGNLNQLIWNVPEIISALSQSFHLQAGDLIFTGTPSGVGPLEIGDQVEAAVEGISVLRFEIVEVADA; via the coding sequence ATGGACACACCACCAACGATTTTTCCACTTTGGGAACTGCCAATGCTACCCATCGCTGGACGAGCCGAGCGATTTCCAGTTCACCGCATTTTCTGCATCGGCCGCAACTACGCAGAGCATGTAAGAGAAATGGGCAACGACCCAGCTGGCAAACCCATTTTTTTCACCAAGCCCTCTTCCAGCTTACGACACAATGGGGACCAGATTTCCTACCCACTGGCAACAGAGAATTTTCATCACGAGGTAGAGTTGGTTGTCGCCCTGGACAAGGGAGGCACCAACATTCCAATCGAGCAGGCCCAGGACCACATCTATGGCTATGCAGTGGGGGTCGATCTGACTCGACGTGATCTGCAGGAAGTCGCCAAGGCCAAGGGACAGCCCTGGGATGCCAGCAAAGCCTTCGACGACTCCGCGCCTTGCTCTGAATTACACGAAGCCAGACAAATAGGGCACCCCAGCCGGGGAGCGATCTGGCTCAGTGTCAACGGTGAAATGCGGCAGCAAGGAAACCTGAACCAGCTGATCTGGAATGTTCCAGAAATCATCAGTGCACTCTCTCAGTCCTTCCATCTGCAGGCGGGCGATTTGATCTTCACAGGTACCCCCTCCGGAGTAGGGCCTCTGGAGATCGGAGATCAAGTAGAAGCTGCCGTCGAAGGTATCAGTGTTCTACGCTTCGAGATTGTGGAAGTGGCGGATGCCTGA
- a CDS encoding c-type cytochrome gives MKLKNLFAASAAIVLGLGLGASVQAAGDPAKGQALYATCASCHGANGEGNQALNAPAIAGQQDWYLTRQLKNYQEGIRGTHAKDVYGMQMRPMSMVVMGDDKVADVVAYITSLPVPGNTAVTLGGDPNAGQANYMVCASCHGMKGEGNQALNSPRIAGQFDWYTHRQLMNWKNGIRGTHPKDMYGAQMVGMAATLPDENAVKNVAAYIANLK, from the coding sequence ATGAAGTTGAAGAACTTGTTTGCCGCTAGCGCCGCAATTGTTCTAGGCTTAGGTCTGGGTGCCAGCGTACAAGCCGCCGGTGATCCAGCCAAAGGTCAGGCTCTTTACGCAACCTGTGCGTCCTGCCATGGGGCCAATGGAGAAGGCAACCAAGCCCTCAATGCTCCAGCCATTGCTGGACAGCAAGACTGGTATCTGACCCGACAGTTGAAAAACTACCAGGAGGGTATTCGTGGCACACACGCCAAAGACGTTTACGGCATGCAGATGCGTCCAATGTCGATGGTGGTGATGGGTGATGACAAAGTTGCAGACGTGGTGGCCTACATAACTAGTCTGCCAGTCCCAGGAAATACAGCTGTTACCTTAGGTGGTGATCCCAACGCTGGACAGGCCAATTACATGGTTTGTGCCTCCTGTCATGGGATGAAGGGGGAAGGGAATCAAGCCCTCAATTCGCCAAGAATCGCCGGACAATTTGATTGGTACACTCATCGCCAGTTGATGAACTGGAAAAATGGAATCCGTGGCACTCACCCAAAAGATATGTATGGTGCTCAGATGGTCGGCATGGCTGCCACACTGCCTGATGAAAATGCAGTTAAAAATGTTGCCGCTTACATTGCTAACCTGAAGTAA
- the trmFO gene encoding methylenetetrahydrofolate--tRNA-(uracil(54)-C(5))-methyltransferase (FADH(2)-oxidizing) TrmFO has product MPERGEVAIVGSGLAGSEAAWQLAQLGRQVDLYEMRPQRPTPAHKTSDCAELVCSNSFKSHSLENAHGLLKAELNQFGSLILQTAERFAVPAGQALAIDRQPFSASITQQLSHHPNIHLLREEVEDLGKLLDHYAAVLVATGPLTSDALSESLQQLIGIGHLSFYDAIAPVVTAESINSQVAFRASRYDKGEADYLNCPFSQQQYEDFVAAILIADKVPMHQFEDVRPFEGCLPIEVMAERGLDTLRFGPMKPVGLPHPETGEQFHAIVQLRQENTLGTLYNLVGFQTKMTWTAQQQIFRTIPGLEEAEFVRLGSIHRNTFLNSPKLLTSRLQLQQEPRLFFAGQLTGVEGYTESTSMGLAAAYFLHHELQRDSLPELPSITMMGGLIRYLTTTDPKHFQPMNANFGLLEPPQQRIPKPQRKAWLAERAMRALQQWRESGKLRTSVTDV; this is encoded by the coding sequence ATGCCTGAACGTGGTGAAGTCGCAATTGTCGGCAGTGGACTAGCTGGATCTGAAGCTGCCTGGCAACTGGCACAACTCGGTCGGCAGGTAGACCTTTATGAAATGCGACCACAACGTCCAACTCCAGCCCACAAGACCAGCGACTGTGCCGAACTGGTCTGTAGCAATTCCTTCAAGAGTCACTCGCTGGAGAATGCCCATGGACTACTCAAAGCGGAACTGAATCAGTTTGGTTCCCTCATCCTGCAGACCGCAGAACGCTTTGCTGTGCCAGCTGGACAGGCTCTGGCGATTGACCGTCAACCTTTCTCTGCCTCGATCACCCAGCAGCTGTCACATCACCCAAACATCCACCTGTTACGAGAGGAAGTTGAAGATCTTGGCAAGCTGTTGGATCACTATGCTGCGGTCCTTGTAGCTACCGGCCCGCTGACCTCCGATGCACTGAGTGAATCACTACAGCAGTTGATCGGGATCGGGCATCTCTCCTTCTATGACGCAATTGCTCCGGTAGTGACAGCTGAGTCCATCAACTCCCAAGTAGCTTTTCGGGCGTCTCGCTATGACAAGGGAGAGGCTGATTATCTCAACTGTCCCTTCTCTCAGCAGCAGTACGAGGATTTTGTGGCAGCCATCCTGATAGCTGACAAGGTGCCGATGCACCAGTTTGAGGATGTGCGACCCTTCGAAGGCTGCCTACCAATTGAAGTAATGGCAGAGCGAGGGCTCGACACCCTGCGATTTGGCCCAATGAAGCCGGTAGGACTACCCCATCCAGAAACTGGGGAACAGTTTCATGCCATTGTTCAGTTACGCCAGGAAAATACGCTGGGTACGCTCTACAATCTGGTTGGCTTCCAAACAAAAATGACCTGGACCGCACAACAACAAATTTTTCGAACGATTCCAGGATTGGAAGAAGCTGAATTTGTCCGCTTGGGTTCCATTCATCGCAACACTTTCCTGAACAGTCCAAAATTGCTGACCAGCCGACTGCAGTTGCAGCAAGAGCCTAGGCTGTTCTTTGCTGGTCAGTTGACTGGAGTGGAGGGTTACACAGAATCAACTTCGATGGGATTGGCTGCCGCCTATTTCCTCCACCACGAACTCCAGAGAGACTCACTCCCAGAGTTGCCCAGCATTACGATGATGGGAGGCCTGATTCGTTACCTGACCACTACTGATCCCAAGCACTTCCAACCAATGAACGCTAATTTTGGTCTACTGGAACCCCCTCAGCAACGTATACCCAAGCCCCAGCGTAAAGCCTGGCTGGCTGAACGAGCCATGAGAGCGCTGCAGCAGTGGCGGGAGTCCGGCAAACTTAGAACCTCAGTGACTGATGTATGA
- the selB gene encoding selenocysteine-specific translation elongation factor produces MPSLPHLVLGTSGHVDHGKTTLVQALTGIDADRLAEEKRRGITIDLGFAHMELESIRIAFVDVPGHERFVHNMLAGISGLDAVLLVIAADEGVMPQTREHLHICRLLGVQRGLLVLTRCDKVDDPEMLDLCADEVRELVKDTFLAEAPLLRTSAKTREGLDELQNALLQIASETHRTNSDRPFRLDVDRSFGIKGFGTVVTGTVRSGNLKLEEEVWQWPLQHQRRIRSLQVHGIPVEQIWAGERAAINLSQISVEEIQRGDQLAATNSLLTSYLLDGELEALEDLSSPLRHRERVQLHLGSASVPACLIPLEEAQLAPGETGLVQLRLEQELSSRHGDRFLIRGRSPLRTLGGGTVLDAAPNKSRRLRQERAQRLRQLSQGSLSEQIQSATWLQGLQGTSLAELALRTSGSTKALQKEVAGLLSRQVLVQAGQPQALLFHPEHLERVGRFVQRQLDQQHQEFPEREGLPVAALHGKLQRIFPLTGVSEGLLKFFERQQLCSRRGEFYALPSHQAQQGKTAVTQLEALLALLKEGGFQPLRQTQLLEQAGLDERTALPLLKQAVFHKQLVRVAEDLWYLPPQLEHFREQLQQWFSTHETISVIECKKLLQTGRRHALELLEYADRQYWTRRIDNHRVPAKLLH; encoded by the coding sequence ATGCCTTCCCTGCCACACCTCGTGCTGGGAACCAGTGGTCACGTCGATCACGGCAAGACCACGCTGGTTCAGGCACTGACCGGTATCGATGCAGATCGCCTAGCAGAAGAAAAACGCCGGGGGATTACAATCGATCTAGGCTTTGCTCACATGGAACTGGAAAGTATTCGGATCGCTTTCGTTGATGTTCCTGGGCACGAGCGCTTTGTTCATAATATGCTGGCTGGAATCAGCGGATTGGATGCAGTGCTCCTTGTCATTGCGGCAGATGAAGGAGTGATGCCCCAGACTCGAGAGCATCTGCATATCTGCCGATTATTGGGAGTCCAGCGGGGCCTGCTGGTCCTGACCCGGTGTGATAAGGTGGATGATCCAGAAATGCTGGATCTCTGTGCTGATGAGGTTCGTGAGTTGGTGAAAGACACATTCCTGGCTGAGGCACCACTACTCCGAACCTCCGCCAAAACTAGGGAAGGTCTGGATGAACTGCAAAATGCTCTGCTGCAAATAGCCTCCGAGACCCACCGTACAAACAGTGACCGTCCCTTTCGGCTGGATGTGGATCGATCTTTTGGCATCAAGGGATTTGGAACTGTTGTCACAGGAACCGTTCGCAGCGGAAATCTGAAACTAGAAGAAGAAGTGTGGCAATGGCCACTACAACATCAACGGCGTATACGCAGTCTTCAGGTTCATGGAATCCCAGTGGAACAAATCTGGGCTGGTGAACGAGCTGCAATCAATCTGTCCCAGATTTCTGTCGAAGAAATCCAGCGGGGTGATCAATTGGCAGCCACTAACTCCTTGCTGACTTCTTACTTACTCGATGGAGAACTCGAGGCACTGGAAGATCTATCATCTCCTTTGCGTCATCGGGAAAGAGTGCAGTTGCATCTCGGCAGTGCATCAGTTCCTGCATGCTTGATCCCCTTGGAAGAAGCACAGCTAGCTCCCGGAGAAACCGGGCTGGTTCAACTCCGTCTCGAACAAGAATTGAGTAGTCGGCATGGCGATCGATTTCTGATTCGAGGCAGAAGCCCCTTGCGTACTTTGGGAGGGGGGACTGTGCTCGATGCTGCACCAAACAAATCACGCAGATTGCGGCAGGAGCGGGCACAGCGGTTGCGTCAATTGAGTCAGGGCTCACTCTCTGAACAAATTCAGTCTGCTACCTGGCTTCAAGGACTCCAGGGGACCAGCTTAGCGGAGTTGGCACTGAGAACCTCTGGATCGACCAAGGCTCTCCAGAAAGAGGTCGCTGGCTTGCTGAGCCGACAAGTGCTGGTACAGGCCGGTCAGCCCCAGGCTTTGTTGTTCCATCCAGAACATCTGGAACGTGTTGGACGTTTTGTGCAGCGTCAACTAGATCAACAACACCAGGAATTTCCTGAGCGTGAGGGACTACCCGTAGCTGCCTTGCATGGGAAATTACAGCGTATCTTTCCCCTAACTGGAGTGAGTGAAGGACTGCTGAAATTTTTTGAACGCCAACAGCTTTGTAGTCGTCGTGGTGAATTCTATGCCTTGCCTAGTCACCAAGCACAGCAGGGAAAAACAGCCGTCACTCAGTTGGAAGCTTTACTGGCATTATTGAAAGAGGGTGGTTTTCAACCGTTACGACAAACACAACTACTGGAACAAGCTGGCTTGGATGAACGAACGGCCCTGCCCCTGCTCAAGCAGGCAGTTTTTCACAAGCAATTGGTTCGAGTTGCTGAGGATCTCTGGTACTTGCCTCCACAACTGGAACACTTCCGTGAACAGTTACAACAGTGGTTTTCCACTCATGAGACGATCAGTGTGATTGAGTGCAAGAAACTACTACAGACTGGACGCCGGCATGCGCTGGAGCTTCTGGAGTATGCGGATCGTCAGTATTGGACACGACGGATTGACAATCACCGGGTTCCTGCAAAACTATTGCACTGA